One Paraburkholderia agricolaris DNA segment encodes these proteins:
- a CDS encoding putative 2-aminoethylphosphonate ABC transporter ATP-binding protein, translated as MSDYLRIEGIHKQFGSTPVLKDVNLTIFKGEMVCFLGPSGCGKTTLLRIIAGLETQSAGTIAQAGKDISMLPPMLRDYGIVFQSYALFPNLTVNENVAYGLTNRKVRKAVIRERVAELLALVGLPDSGPKHPGQLSGGQQQRIALARALATSPGLLLLDEPLSALDARVRVRLRQEIRQLQQRLGVTTIMVTHDQEEALSMADRIVVMNHGVIEQVGTPTEIYREPATPFVADFVGKANILPATVSANGAIQVGDVGLNCVKVSESLKGGSRVSLFLRPEDLVVRGVDTKAGNTLSGRIEKLEFLGAFCRVSVQVDGMPGTEVLADLSYHDMTEFDLQEGSVLNLAVLGNRVRIFGEDQRRVQ; from the coding sequence ATGTCGGATTACCTGCGCATCGAAGGGATTCACAAGCAGTTCGGTTCGACCCCGGTTCTGAAGGATGTCAATCTGACAATTTTCAAGGGGGAAATGGTCTGTTTTCTGGGCCCTTCGGGTTGTGGCAAGACCACCTTGCTACGGATCATCGCGGGTCTGGAGACGCAAAGCGCGGGCACCATCGCGCAGGCCGGCAAGGACATTTCCATGCTGCCGCCCATGCTGCGCGACTACGGCATCGTGTTTCAGTCGTACGCGCTGTTTCCGAATCTCACGGTCAACGAGAACGTCGCCTATGGTCTGACGAACAGGAAAGTGCGCAAAGCGGTGATCCGCGAGCGTGTGGCCGAACTGCTCGCGCTCGTCGGTCTGCCCGATAGCGGCCCAAAACATCCCGGTCAACTGTCCGGCGGCCAGCAGCAGCGCATTGCTCTCGCGCGGGCGCTGGCTACTTCGCCCGGTCTGTTGTTGCTCGACGAACCGTTGTCTGCGCTCGATGCGCGGGTGCGGGTTCGTTTGCGTCAGGAGATCCGCCAGCTGCAACAGCGCCTCGGGGTAACGACGATCATGGTGACGCACGATCAGGAGGAGGCGCTTTCGATGGCCGACCGCATCGTGGTGATGAATCACGGCGTGATCGAGCAGGTCGGCACGCCGACCGAGATTTATCGCGAGCCAGCAACGCCGTTCGTTGCCGACTTTGTCGGCAAGGCCAATATTCTGCCGGCCACCGTGAGTGCGAACGGCGCGATCCAGGTGGGTGACGTCGGCCTGAACTGCGTGAAGGTGAGCGAGTCGCTCAAGGGCGGTTCGCGAGTGTCGCTGTTCCTGCGTCCGGAGGATCTCGTCGTGCGGGGCGTCGACACGAAAGCCGGCAACACGCTGAGTGGCCGTATCGAGAAGCTGGAATTTCTGGGGGCATTCTGCCGGGTCAGCGTTCAGGTGGACGGCATGCCCGGGACTGAAGTACTGGCCGATCTGTCGTATCACGATATGACTGAATTCGACCTGCAGGAAGGCTCGGTGCTTAATCTCGCTGTCCTCGGCAACCGCGTGCGGATCTTCGGTGAAGACCAGCGGAGGGTGCAATGA